Proteins from a genomic interval of Nocardioidaceae bacterium:
- the folE gene encoding GTP cyclohydrolase I FolE, protein MTALRTETSRVAPPAFDAPRAEAAVRELLLAVGEDPDREGLQETPARVARAYAELLAGMRQDPAEVLATTFDVGHDEMVLVRDIELWSLCEHHLVPFSGVAHVGYIPGEGGRVTGLSKLARLVDLYARRPQVQERLTTQVVDALMEILEARGAIVVIEAEHLCMAMRGVRKPGARTITSAVRGCMKDAATRAEAMSLIVGR, encoded by the coding sequence ATCACGGCCCTGCGCACCGAGACCTCGAGGGTCGCACCGCCGGCCTTCGACGCGCCGCGCGCCGAGGCGGCCGTCCGGGAGCTGCTGCTCGCCGTGGGTGAGGACCCCGACCGGGAGGGTCTGCAGGAGACGCCGGCCCGTGTGGCCCGCGCGTACGCCGAGCTGCTCGCGGGCATGCGGCAGGACCCCGCCGAGGTGCTGGCGACCACCTTCGACGTCGGGCACGACGAGATGGTGCTGGTGCGCGACATCGAGCTGTGGAGCCTGTGCGAGCACCACCTGGTGCCGTTCTCGGGCGTCGCGCACGTCGGCTACATCCCCGGGGAGGGAGGCCGGGTCACCGGCCTGAGCAAGCTGGCCCGCCTGGTCGACCTGTACGCACGCCGCCCGCAGGTGCAGGAGCGCCTGACCACCCAGGTGGTCGATGCGCTCATGGAGATCCTCGAGGCACGCGGCGCGATCGTCGTCATCGAGGCCGAGCACCTGTGCATGGCCATGCGTGGCGTACGCAAGCCCGGTGCCCGCACGATCACCTCCGCGGTGCGCGGTTGCATGAAGGACGCCGCGACGCGGGCCGAGGCCATGAGCCTGATCGTGGGCCGCTGA
- a CDS encoding GNAT family N-acetyltransferase translates to MTAADEHPAYEVDPEATVPKESRFETDPDVALAGVSHDLPAGWGWRRAEPDDGPEVLALLRAHEEAGRGHASAGPEDVEVELSRRGLRMRENVLVVDAEGRARGWGSVHDRSIGRMLLVVVPDRTLEPGPRRAVCAVLFAWARAQARELGHGRGLEVQQIDTGAFAADEEFRAELRAGGFEHVRTWWQMSRPVTAEDAGLVPDPTGWSIDAGARIRQLERGPDGMPPEEDLRGMHDVLESAFLDHFNSTPESFAEWLHRLREDPGHRWDHWWLAELAEDGDSGVWQPVGGLAGTLSEGEGDEPDGSYVSYIGVTEAARGRGVAKGLLHTIIADAAVSGRNRVGLEVDADSPTGADRLYRGLGWETSYETESWHTFTGLGEDG, encoded by the coding sequence GTGACAGCCGCTGACGAGCACCCGGCGTACGAGGTCGACCCCGAGGCGACCGTGCCGAAGGAGAGCCGTTTCGAGACCGATCCGGACGTGGCCCTGGCGGGGGTGTCGCACGACCTGCCCGCGGGGTGGGGGTGGCGCCGCGCCGAGCCGGACGACGGGCCGGAGGTGCTCGCGTTGCTGCGAGCCCACGAGGAGGCGGGCCGAGGTCACGCCTCGGCCGGTCCCGAGGACGTCGAGGTGGAGCTCTCGCGGCGTGGCCTGCGGATGCGCGAGAACGTCCTGGTGGTCGACGCCGAGGGGCGGGCCCGCGGCTGGGGCAGCGTGCACGACCGCTCGATCGGTCGCATGCTGCTGGTCGTGGTGCCGGACCGGACGCTGGAGCCCGGACCACGCCGCGCGGTGTGCGCGGTGCTGTTCGCGTGGGCGCGCGCCCAGGCCCGCGAGCTCGGTCACGGTCGAGGGCTGGAGGTGCAGCAGATCGACACCGGGGCGTTCGCGGCGGACGAGGAGTTCCGCGCCGAGCTGCGCGCGGGCGGGTTCGAGCACGTCCGCACGTGGTGGCAGATGTCGCGGCCGGTGACGGCGGAGGACGCCGGTCTCGTGCCGGACCCGACGGGCTGGAGCATCGATGCCGGCGCGCGCATCCGGCAGCTGGAGCGCGGACCGGACGGTATGCCGCCCGAGGAGGACCTGCGCGGGATGCACGACGTGCTCGAGTCGGCGTTCCTCGACCACTTCAACTCCACCCCGGAGTCCTTCGCCGAGTGGCTCCACCGGCTCCGCGAGGACCCGGGCCACCGGTGGGACCACTGGTGGCTGGCCGAGCTCGCCGAGGACGGCGACAGCGGCGTGTGGCAGCCGGTGGGTGGCCTGGCCGGAACGCTCTCCGAGGGTGAGGGGGACGAGCCGGACGGGTCGTACGTCTCCTACATCGGCGTCACCGAGGCCGCCCGCGGCCGCGGCGTCGCGAAGGGCCTGCTCCACACGATCATCGCCGACGCGGCGGTCTCGGGTCGCAACCGCGTGGGCCTGGAGGTGGACGCGGACTCACCGACGGGAGCGGACCGCCTCTACCGGGGCCTGGGCTGGGAGACGAGCTACGAGACCGAGTCGTGGCACACGTTCACTGGGCTCGGCGAGGACGGGTGA
- a CDS encoding DUF3180 family protein has protein sequence MSGLRTTSVSALVVTAAVSAPAGAAIGPLVQWTGGAVPRVPWSTVASPWFLALVVGLAAWQTWRLVGGEPPWRRTPDRPPRPREDESREDGRPRASRPGQVGVGRRLAPHQAVNRLVLGKAAALAGAVCAGAYVGFAVAALGGVERQLDGERVLHSLVAAAGGLALLVAGVLLERACRTQDPGEPDLA, from the coding sequence GTGAGCGGTCTGCGGACGACGTCGGTGTCGGCCCTGGTCGTCACCGCGGCCGTGTCCGCCCCGGCGGGGGCCGCGATCGGTCCGCTGGTGCAGTGGACCGGCGGTGCGGTGCCTCGCGTGCCGTGGTCGACCGTCGCGAGCCCGTGGTTCCTCGCCCTGGTGGTGGGCCTCGCGGCCTGGCAGACCTGGCGTCTCGTCGGCGGGGAGCCGCCGTGGCGTCGCACTCCCGACCGTCCGCCGCGCCCGCGCGAGGACGAGTCGCGCGAGGACGGGCGGCCTCGCGCGTCCCGACCCGGCCAGGTGGGTGTGGGTCGGCGGCTGGCGCCGCACCAGGCCGTGAACCGTCTGGTGCTCGGCAAGGCGGCGGCCCTGGCCGGAGCGGTGTGCGCGGGCGCGTACGTCGGGTTCGCGGTGGCCGCCCTGGGCGGCGTCGAACGTCAGCTGGACGGCGAGCGCGTGCTGCACTCCCTGGTCGCTGCCGCCGGTGGTCTGGCGCTGCTCGTGGCCGGGGTGCTGCTGGAGCGGGCGTGTCGCACGCAGGACCCCGGTGAGCCCGACCTAGCCTGA
- a CDS encoding putative zinc-binding peptidase yields MQPFTCPVCDATLYFENSVCVTCQSPVAYARADRAFVALTDGLTPCVNLDLNGCNWLPEIADTPCFACSLTRTRPADSDLEGLPQYYRAEQAKRRLLHELDGLGLPVQRKDSDDGPGVIFDLLSSVEENVITGHADGVITLDLAEGDTLHREQVRLQLGEAYRTLLGHFRHEIGHYYWTVLVEGRDEDAFRAMFGDERADYQAEIDRHYSEGPPADWAENYVSEYATMHPWEDWAETFAHVLHIRDALDTAHHFGLAVDPNVSVRRFADVVVGTWLPMSTAFNQINRSLGQGDLYPFVLPPAVIDKLDRVHTLIAEEGERRRAEEIEAVTSGMTAGASQDIAGGAETNDPQY; encoded by the coding sequence GTGCAGCCCTTCACCTGTCCCGTCTGCGACGCGACCCTCTACTTCGAGAACTCCGTCTGCGTCACCTGCCAGAGCCCCGTCGCGTACGCCCGCGCCGACCGCGCCTTCGTCGCCCTCACCGACGGGCTGACCCCGTGCGTCAACCTCGACCTCAACGGCTGCAACTGGCTGCCCGAGATCGCCGACACCCCCTGCTTCGCGTGCTCGCTGACCCGCACCCGACCCGCCGACTCCGACCTCGAGGGCCTCCCCCAGTACTACCGCGCGGAACAGGCCAAACGACGCCTCCTCCACGAGCTCGACGGCCTCGGGCTGCCCGTGCAGCGCAAGGACAGCGACGACGGCCCCGGCGTCATCTTCGACCTCCTCTCCAGCGTCGAGGAGAACGTCATCACCGGCCACGCCGACGGCGTCATCACTCTCGACCTCGCCGAGGGCGACACCCTGCACCGCGAGCAGGTGCGCCTCCAGCTCGGCGAGGCCTACCGGACCCTGCTCGGCCACTTCCGCCACGAGATCGGGCACTACTACTGGACCGTCCTCGTCGAAGGCCGCGACGAGGACGCCTTCCGCGCCATGTTCGGCGACGAACGCGCCGACTACCAGGCCGAGATCGACCGGCACTACAGCGAAGGACCGCCCGCGGACTGGGCCGAGAACTATGTCTCCGAGTACGCCACCATGCACCCCTGGGAGGACTGGGCCGAGACCTTCGCCCACGTGCTCCACATCCGCGACGCCCTCGACACCGCCCACCACTTCGGCCTCGCCGTCGACCCCAACGTCTCCGTACGACGCTTCGCCGACGTCGTCGTCGGCACCTGGCTGCCGATGAGCACTGCCTTCAACCAGATCAACCGGTCACTCGGACAGGGCGACCTGTACCCCTTCGTGCTGCCGCCCGCGGTGATCGACAAGCTCGACCGGGTCCACACGCTCATCGCCGAGGAGGGCGAACGGCGCCGGGCGGAGGAGATCGAGGCGGTCACGAGCGGGATGACGGCGGGCGCGTCCCAGGACATCGCAGGTGGGGCGGAGACGAACGACCCGCAGTACTGA
- a CDS encoding circularly permuted type 2 ATP-grasp protein: MLRSTPSRWTCDGVRLDAGAAEVLEEAYRHALTRAEAAGRGDRALGQEQGQAYDELDRASGNAAETWARVGMATWSGEDLRRFRDTAARLLEDDGVFHAPLSPLSLSSPLGSGGVIPNAPTSAVRLTPWRLDPVPLVVETDEWAWLERGLQQRAKLLELVLDDLYGARRTLTSGLVPPELLWRWSGRLRPVWGAQPAGRPRLVLTGHDVGRGAEGTWQVIADRTQSPRGLGFAAENRRVTARVLPEAFRGTEVRRLSGFFDRIRAALSDLAPAGTEDPRVVVLTPGAAGDNSFDQAHLANLLGLPLVTGDDLKVDRGRLWSRDVAGDTEVDVVVRRIEEEWCDPLELRPDSRLGVPGLLSACRRGSVVMANALGSGLAESPAVTALLGDLAEALLDEPLQLTSAPAWWCGEPRNLSHVRAHLSSMVLRPVDPSHGEVVVGSSLTRGGREEWDARLADEPGAWVGQEQLPLSTAPTAARLALEPRRVTMRLFAVAREGSYAVMPGGLGRVVPDVLDPTTRRRDRVAVSKDIWVPAAAGTPAPVVPPRPERALLRAVNLPVVPRALEHLYWFGRYAERAESHARLVLAISALVDENSYGGSASGQTAIEDLLLALEQLFDEVPWTGPAAEPEHTRPVLPFSPGRTDARLRDLMVDHGRDGSLTATLDDLLQCAGAVRDQLSGDVFAVLGDVERACTELEEIGTPRLAEPADPGDPGDPGDPGARGGPSARGSRRALGVQVRETASATLVGTLALTGITAENMIRDTGWQLLDAGRALERSITTLRLVRRAFGEPSAPEVEPALVRAVLLTSESVVTHRRRYPGRGDLASLVELLLLDVGNPRSVAFQLRRLRAAIEALPRTTTTTRMINEVTDAVGVLGARGPETLAAVTVSEPDEDGVVSAPARVDLLAVGEIVGDCLERLAADLAGAYFRHAGPPRRLGSGLSPQAPWEAGRLGRTP; encoded by the coding sequence GTGCTCCGGAGTACCCCTTCACGCTGGACCTGCGACGGCGTACGCCTCGACGCTGGGGCGGCTGAGGTGCTCGAGGAGGCCTACCGTCACGCGCTGACCCGCGCCGAGGCGGCGGGGCGGGGTGACCGTGCGCTGGGGCAGGAGCAGGGGCAGGCGTACGACGAGCTCGACCGGGCCTCCGGCAACGCCGCCGAGACCTGGGCACGTGTGGGGATGGCGACGTGGTCCGGTGAGGACCTGCGCCGCTTCCGCGACACCGCCGCGCGCCTGCTGGAGGACGACGGCGTCTTCCACGCCCCGCTCTCCCCGCTGTCCCTGTCGAGCCCCCTCGGCTCCGGTGGAGTCATCCCGAACGCGCCGACCTCGGCGGTCCGGCTCACCCCCTGGCGGCTGGACCCCGTCCCCCTGGTCGTGGAGACCGACGAGTGGGCCTGGCTCGAGCGCGGCCTGCAGCAGCGGGCGAAGCTGCTCGAGCTCGTCCTCGACGACCTGTACGGCGCGCGTCGCACCCTGACCTCCGGCCTCGTCCCGCCCGAGCTGCTGTGGCGCTGGTCGGGGCGGCTGCGTCCGGTCTGGGGGGCCCAGCCGGCAGGTCGACCACGGCTGGTGCTCACCGGGCACGACGTCGGCCGCGGGGCCGAGGGCACCTGGCAGGTCATCGCCGACCGTACGCAGAGCCCACGGGGCCTGGGCTTCGCCGCCGAGAACCGCAGGGTCACCGCACGGGTGCTGCCCGAGGCGTTCCGCGGCACGGAGGTGCGTCGGCTCTCCGGCTTCTTCGACCGCATCCGCGCGGCGCTGTCCGACCTGGCACCGGCCGGCACCGAGGACCCCCGTGTCGTCGTGCTCACCCCCGGGGCCGCGGGCGACAACAGCTTCGACCAGGCGCACCTGGCCAACCTGCTCGGTCTCCCGCTGGTCACCGGCGACGACCTGAAGGTCGACCGCGGCCGCCTGTGGAGCCGCGACGTCGCCGGCGACACCGAGGTCGACGTCGTGGTGCGCCGCATCGAGGAGGAGTGGTGCGACCCGTTGGAGCTGCGGCCGGACTCCCGCCTCGGAGTGCCCGGTCTGCTGTCGGCCTGCCGGCGCGGCAGCGTGGTGATGGCCAACGCGCTGGGTTCGGGGCTGGCGGAGTCCCCTGCGGTCACCGCCCTGCTCGGCGACCTGGCCGAGGCGCTCCTCGACGAGCCCCTGCAGCTGACCTCCGCGCCGGCGTGGTGGTGCGGGGAGCCGCGCAACCTCTCGCACGTACGCGCCCACCTCTCCTCGATGGTGCTGCGCCCGGTCGACCCCTCCCACGGAGAGGTCGTCGTCGGGTCCTCCCTGACCCGGGGCGGGCGAGAGGAGTGGGACGCCCGGCTGGCCGACGAGCCCGGCGCCTGGGTCGGCCAGGAGCAGCTGCCGCTGTCCACGGCTCCGACCGCCGCGCGCCTCGCCCTGGAACCGCGTCGGGTCACGATGCGGCTCTTCGCCGTCGCGCGCGAGGGGTCGTACGCCGTCATGCCCGGCGGGCTCGGCCGGGTCGTGCCCGACGTCCTGGACCCCACGACGCGACGCCGCGACCGCGTCGCCGTCAGCAAGGACATCTGGGTGCCCGCCGCCGCCGGCACCCCCGCCCCCGTGGTGCCGCCCCGGCCGGAGCGCGCGCTGCTGCGAGCGGTCAACCTGCCGGTGGTGCCACGGGCGCTGGAGCACCTCTACTGGTTCGGCCGGTACGCCGAGCGCGCGGAGTCCCACGCCCGCCTGGTGCTGGCGATCTCGGCGCTGGTCGACGAGAACTCCTACGGCGGCTCCGCCAGCGGTCAGACCGCCATCGAGGACCTCCTGCTCGCCCTCGAGCAGCTCTTCGACGAGGTCCCCTGGACGGGGCCGGCCGCCGAGCCCGAGCACACCCGGCCGGTGCTGCCGTTCTCCCCGGGGCGTACGGACGCCCGCCTGCGCGACCTGATGGTCGACCACGGCCGGGACGGGTCGCTGACCGCGACGTTGGACGACCTGCTGCAGTGCGCCGGCGCGGTGCGCGACCAGCTCTCCGGCGACGTCTTCGCCGTGCTCGGCGACGTCGAGCGAGCCTGCACCGAGCTCGAGGAGATCGGCACGCCGCGCCTCGCCGAGCCCGCCGACCCGGGCGACCCGGGCGACCCGGGCGACCCGGGCGCCAGGGGCGGGCCGTCCGCGCGTGGGTCGCGTCGCGCCCTCGGCGTCCAGGTGCGCGAGACCGCCTCGGCGACCCTCGTCGGCACGCTGGCGCTGACCGGCATCACCGCGGAGAACATGATCCGCGACACCGGCTGGCAGTTGCTCGACGCGGGACGGGCGCTGGAACGGTCCATCACGACGCTGCGCCTGGTGCGGCGCGCGTTCGGCGAGCCCTCGGCGCCCGAGGTGGAGCCGGCCCTCGTGCGCGCAGTGCTGCTCACCTCCGAGTCCGTCGTGACGCACCGACGGCGCTACCCGGGCCGGGGCGACCTGGCCTCACTGGTCGAGCTGCTGCTGCTGGACGTCGGCAACCCCCGGTCCGTCGCCTTCCAGCTGCGTCGCCTGCGGGCCGCGATCGAGGCCCTGCCGCGCACCACCACGACCACGCGCATGATCAACGAGGTCACCGACGCCGTGGGGGTGCTGGGGGCCCGCGGACCCGAGACCCTCGCCGCGGTGACGGTCTCCGAGCCGGACGAGGACGGTGTCGTCTCGGCGCCCGCACGCGTCGACCTGCTGGCCGTCGGCGAGATCGTCGGCGACTGCCTCGAGCGGCTCGCCGCGGACCTCGCCGGGGCGTACTTCCGCCATGCCGGCCCGCCGCGCCGCCTGGGGTCGGGGCTGTCGCCGCAGGCACCGTGGGAGGCCGGGCGGCTGGGGCGTACGCCGTGA
- the folP gene encoding dihydropteroate synthase, whose translation MGVLNVTPDSFSDGGRWSTRAAAVERGTALVAAGADIVDVGGESTRPGAARVPAEKELARVVPVVEQLAAAGVPVSVDTTRAEVAVACVEAGAVLVNDVSGGLADPAMHGCVAELGTAYVAMHWRAHSDRMDDFASYPAGVGAEVVDELAARRDAALAAGILRDRLVLDPGVGFAKTATQNWEVLAALPRLARLGQPLLVGASRKRFLGALPPHGSPGEPRPVERREAAGVAVTVLAASRGVWAVRVHEPEAHRDAIAVLGAWEAATGGPTDGP comes from the coding sequence CTGGGCGTCCTGAACGTCACCCCCGACTCCTTCTCCGACGGTGGCCGCTGGTCGACCCGTGCCGCTGCGGTCGAGCGCGGCACGGCGCTGGTCGCGGCGGGGGCCGACATCGTCGACGTGGGCGGGGAATCGACGCGTCCGGGTGCCGCTCGGGTCCCCGCCGAGAAGGAGCTGGCCCGCGTGGTGCCGGTGGTGGAGCAGCTGGCCGCCGCCGGCGTGCCGGTCAGCGTCGACACCACCCGCGCCGAGGTCGCGGTCGCGTGCGTCGAGGCCGGCGCGGTGCTCGTCAACGACGTCTCGGGTGGACTGGCCGACCCGGCGATGCACGGCTGCGTCGCCGAGCTGGGCACGGCGTACGTCGCGATGCACTGGCGGGCCCACAGCGACCGCATGGACGACTTCGCCAGCTACCCGGCGGGTGTCGGCGCGGAGGTGGTGGACGAGCTGGCCGCGCGCCGCGACGCCGCGCTCGCCGCCGGGATCCTCCGTGACCGCCTGGTGCTCGACCCGGGCGTCGGGTTCGCGAAGACGGCCACCCAGAACTGGGAGGTGCTGGCAGCGCTGCCCCGGCTCGCCCGGCTCGGTCAGCCGCTCCTGGTGGGCGCGTCCCGCAAGAGGTTCCTCGGGGCCCTGCCACCGCACGGCTCGCCGGGGGAGCCTCGCCCGGTCGAGCGGCGGGAGGCCGCCGGGGTGGCGGTGACCGTCCTGGCCGCGAGCCGCGGGGTCTGGGCGGTGCGGGTCCACGAGCCGGAGGCGCACCGTGACGCGATCGCGGTCCTCGGGGCGTGGGAGGCTGCCACCGGCGGCCCGACCGACGGGCCGTGA
- the folB gene encoding dihydroneopterin aldolase, which translates to MRDPQTDLDELTVRGIEVFAHHGVLESERREGQTFRVDLTLGLGTSLAAQTDRLEDTVDYGALVGEVVAAVERDPVDLIETVAQRVAEVCLTDPRVQRVVVSLHKPHAPIDATFDDVVLTITRSRSD; encoded by the coding sequence GTGCGCGACCCGCAGACCGACCTCGACGAGCTCACCGTGCGTGGCATCGAGGTCTTCGCCCACCACGGCGTGCTCGAGTCCGAGCGCCGCGAGGGGCAGACGTTCCGCGTCGACCTGACGCTCGGACTCGGCACGAGCCTGGCGGCCCAGACCGACCGCCTGGAGGACACCGTGGACTACGGCGCCCTGGTCGGGGAGGTCGTGGCGGCGGTGGAGCGCGACCCGGTCGACCTGATCGAGACGGTCGCCCAGCGTGTTGCCGAGGTCTGCTTGACTGACCCACGCGTGCAGCGTGTGGTGGTCTCCCTCCACAAACCCCACGCACCGATCGATGCGACGTTCGACGACGTCGTCCTCACCATCACCCGGAGCCGCAGTGACTGA
- the folK gene encoding 2-amino-4-hydroxy-6-hydroxymethyldihydropteridine diphosphokinase: MTETPNPNIVDADTLTGEMHPIRRVVLSVGSNLGDRLQNLQGAVNSFADTPECWVTGVSSVYETDPVDAPEGSEDFLNAIVLIDTTLSAHRLLDRAQAVEEAYGRERSGEANEPRPLDVDIIVVGRRTADDEHLTLPHPRAKDRAFVLVPWHELEPDAEIPGVGAIADLVEQVDVSTVRLREDLALDRSP; this comes from the coding sequence GTGACTGAGACCCCGAACCCGAACATCGTGGACGCCGACACCCTCACCGGTGAGATGCACCCGATCCGCCGGGTGGTCCTGAGCGTCGGCTCGAACCTCGGGGACCGGCTGCAGAACCTGCAGGGTGCGGTGAACTCCTTCGCCGACACCCCCGAGTGCTGGGTCACCGGTGTCTCCTCGGTGTACGAGACGGACCCGGTCGACGCCCCCGAGGGCTCCGAGGACTTCCTCAACGCGATCGTCCTCATCGACACGACGCTGTCGGCGCACCGTCTGCTCGACCGCGCGCAGGCCGTCGAGGAGGCGTACGGACGCGAGCGGTCCGGCGAGGCCAACGAGCCCCGACCCCTCGACGTCGACATCATCGTGGTCGGGCGTCGCACGGCCGACGACGAGCACCTCACCCTGCCCCACCCGCGGGCGAAGGACCGTGCGTTCGTGCTGGTGCCGTGGCACGAGCTGGAGCCGGACGCCGAGATCCCGGGCGTCGGTGCGATCGCGGACCTCGTCGAGCAGGTGGACGTCTCCACGGTGCGGCTGCGCGAGGACCTCGCCCTGGACCGTTCCCCCTGA